Proteins encoded by one window of Anopheles maculipalpis chromosome 2RL, idAnoMacuDA_375_x, whole genome shotgun sequence:
- the LOC126559536 gene encoding chymotrypsin-elastase inhibitor ixodidin-like, which yields MQLSLIVCFIAIVGFASIHAQQGGCVKKVCPAKERYQCCGSCVQRTCALEDETTCPDVCVQGCYCKKGFVRKYSPDGPCIRLNKCPRTIPTQPPSKK from the exons ATGCAACTATCGCttattgtgtgttttataGCGATCGTAGGATTCGCTTCAATCCATGCGCAACAGGGAGGATGCGTCAAAA AAGTCTGTCCAGCGAAAGAGCGTTATCAATGCTGCGGTTCGTGCGTTCAGCGTACATGTGCCCTGGAGGATGAAACCACGTGTCCTGATGTGTGCGTCCAAGGTTGCTACTGCAAGAAAGGCTTTGTGAGGAAATACTCACCGGATGGTCCATGCATACGGCTGAACAAGTGTCCCCGAACTATTCCAACGCAGCCCCCGAGCAAGAAATAG